The following proteins are co-located in the Dyadobacter chenwenxiniae genome:
- a CDS encoding cation:dicarboxylate symporter family transporter: MKKLFTNLTFWVLTAITAGALMGHYFPEQAVKMEILGKGFISIVKIFINPIIFLTITLGIIGMGDLKKVGKVGAKALIYFEVVTTLALIVGIVVANVIRPGEGVVTSNLQKGDASAFTSKVQDFSWLQFFLDNVTLQVLLFSLVLGTVLSKYSGKEKVTEWLNFASKYVFRALHLVMIFAPIGAFGGMAYTIGKYGIDTLLPLAKLMGTVYATMAIFIFGILGLVLRTYKISLWSYLKYIREELLIVLGTSSSEAGLPSLMVKLERMGCSKPVVGLVVPAGYSFNLDGTTIYLSMATIFLAQVFNVHLTFGQILSLIGILMVTSKGAAGVTGSGFVVLASTLTAIKVIPVEGLALLLGVDRFMSEARAITNFIGNGVATIWLANNEKEFDRSKMEYAFANVNQTENVYR; encoded by the coding sequence TTGAAAAAGTTATTCACCAATCTTACCTTCTGGGTTCTTACAGCCATAACGGCCGGCGCCTTAATGGGACATTATTTTCCTGAGCAGGCCGTGAAAATGGAGATTCTCGGGAAGGGTTTTATTTCAATTGTCAAAATCTTCATCAATCCGATCATTTTCCTGACCATTACATTAGGGATCATCGGGATGGGCGACTTGAAAAAGGTGGGGAAAGTAGGCGCTAAGGCGCTGATTTATTTTGAAGTGGTGACGACGTTGGCATTGATCGTGGGTATAGTGGTTGCGAATGTGATCCGGCCGGGTGAAGGCGTGGTGACGAGCAATTTACAAAAGGGCGATGCGTCTGCATTTACCAGCAAAGTGCAGGATTTCAGCTGGTTGCAATTTTTCCTGGACAATGTGACGCTGCAAGTATTGCTGTTTTCATTGGTGCTGGGAACTGTTTTAAGTAAATATTCGGGTAAAGAAAAAGTCACGGAATGGCTGAACTTCGCTTCCAAATACGTTTTCCGCGCTTTGCACCTGGTCATGATCTTCGCACCGATCGGAGCATTCGGCGGGATGGCTTATACAATCGGGAAATACGGCATTGATACATTATTACCGCTTGCCAAGCTGATGGGAACGGTTTATGCAACAATGGCGATCTTTATTTTCGGTATTCTCGGGCTTGTTTTGAGGACATATAAGATTAGCCTGTGGTCGTATTTAAAATACATTCGCGAAGAATTGCTGATCGTGCTTGGCACATCGTCCTCGGAAGCCGGTTTACCTTCCTTAATGGTCAAACTGGAACGGATGGGCTGTTCTAAACCGGTTGTCGGGCTTGTAGTTCCGGCGGGTTACTCCTTTAATCTGGACGGAACGACAATATATCTTTCCATGGCCACCATTTTTCTTGCGCAGGTTTTCAATGTACACCTAACATTCGGGCAGATCCTTTCGCTGATCGGCATCCTTATGGTGACTTCCAAAGGCGCTGCGGGTGTTACGGGAAGCGGGTTTGTAGTGCTTGCGTCTACATTAACGGCCATCAAAGTGATTCCTGTGGAAGGACTGGCCCTGCTTTTAGGCGTAGACCGTTTCATGTCCGAAGCCCGTGCGATCACCAATTTTATAGGAAACGGCGTGGCGACGATCTGGCTGGCCAACAATGAAAAAGAATTTGACCGAAGCAAAATGGAATACGCCTTCGCGAATGTTAACCAAACGGAGAATGTTTACCGATAA
- a CDS encoding heme/hemin ABC transporter substrate-binding protein codes for MRTNYFRRALTIILLFSITMIHALAGPGQRIVSANGTLSEILCGLGLENQLVGVDVTSTYPASLEKIPKIGHNRTIAAEGILTLNPDVIIYTDQSLLLPTVVKQLSSSGKKVVEFKHEYSKEGAIKLIREVGDYFNAKPQAEKLVKSLQTDLTKVKPNAAPKKLLFIYARGTGTLMVSGTGTSIDKMFTLAGHKNAVNGFTEYKPLTAESLITANPDVLVLFSSGLESLQGMDGLLKVPGVANTNAGKNRKVISMDGQLLTGFGPRLGKAALELSQKVK; via the coding sequence ATGCGAACGAATTATTTCCGCCGGGCCTTAACCATTATTTTGCTGTTTAGCATAACAATGATCCACGCATTGGCAGGTCCGGGACAGCGCATTGTGTCGGCAAATGGAACTTTGAGTGAGATCTTATGTGGGTTGGGACTGGAAAATCAATTAGTTGGGGTAGATGTAACAAGCACTTATCCCGCTTCTCTGGAAAAAATCCCTAAAATAGGTCATAACAGGACCATTGCGGCGGAAGGGATCTTGACATTAAACCCGGATGTGATCATTTATACAGACCAAAGCTTGTTGTTGCCCACGGTAGTAAAACAGCTCAGCAGCAGCGGCAAAAAAGTGGTCGAGTTCAAGCATGAATATTCCAAAGAAGGTGCGATTAAGCTGATACGGGAGGTGGGTGACTATTTTAATGCAAAGCCACAGGCGGAAAAGCTCGTAAAATCACTTCAGACGGATCTCACGAAGGTTAAACCTAATGCTGCACCCAAAAAACTCCTTTTTATATATGCCAGGGGAACGGGGACATTGATGGTTTCCGGGACAGGCACTTCTATTGATAAAATGTTCACGCTGGCAGGCCATAAAAATGCAGTCAACGGATTTACAGAATACAAACCACTAACCGCAGAATCCTTAATAACGGCCAATCCCGATGTGCTTGTGCTGTTTTCGAGTGGGCTGGAAAGCTTGCAAGGCATGGACGGATTGCTGAAAGTGCCGGGCGTTGCGAATACAAATGCAGGTAAAAACCGAAAAGTGATCTCGATGGATGGCCAGTTGCTGACCGGCTTCGGGCCACGGCTTGGCAAAGCAGCCCTTGAATTATCGCAAAAAGTAAAATAG
- a CDS encoding FecCD family ABC transporter permease — protein MLAEITKEPDQFTKKASVKQLQLPSLTGKMSWILGSLLFACVVFSACTGALSISPTELWQIIALKLGFIQETRVEEQKSIVFWVIRLPRVCLAVLIGAGLGIAGASLQGLFRNPIADSTLIGVTSGASLFAVFVIMLNVKYFGIINEWVGVYGISFVAFVGAALTTLLVYQLSKITGDGGVTTLLLCGIAINAFVGAMTGLMTYLADDAQLRSITFWNLGSLGGANWASVLAVLPFVGISVFFMPYLSKALNLLVLGESQAGSLGVNLKVLKRQVIILATLGVGASVAVAGTIGFVGLVVPHMIRTTFGPNHKTLLIGSALAGSIVLTLADTLSRTIVAPSELPIGILTALLGTPFFIYILWEQKRKRL, from the coding sequence ATGTTGGCTGAAATCACAAAGGAACCGGATCAGTTTACGAAAAAGGCATCTGTAAAACAGTTGCAACTTCCGTCGCTGACGGGAAAAATGTCGTGGATACTGGGTTCGCTTTTGTTCGCTTGCGTAGTGTTTTCAGCCTGCACGGGCGCATTATCGATTTCGCCCACTGAGCTCTGGCAAATTATCGCGCTGAAACTCGGCTTTATCCAGGAAACGCGAGTGGAAGAGCAAAAATCAATCGTTTTTTGGGTCATCCGTTTGCCGCGGGTTTGTCTGGCAGTGCTGATAGGGGCGGGTTTGGGTATTGCAGGAGCATCATTACAGGGACTTTTCCGAAACCCTATTGCAGATTCAACATTGATTGGCGTGACCTCGGGTGCATCCCTGTTTGCTGTGTTCGTAATCATGCTTAATGTCAAATATTTTGGGATAATAAATGAATGGGTCGGCGTTTACGGCATTTCTTTTGTGGCATTTGTGGGCGCGGCGCTAACTACATTATTGGTTTATCAACTATCAAAAATCACCGGCGACGGCGGCGTCACGACGTTGCTGCTTTGCGGAATTGCCATTAATGCTTTCGTAGGCGCAATGACCGGGCTTATGACTTATCTGGCCGACGACGCGCAGCTTCGTTCCATCACATTCTGGAACCTGGGAAGTTTGGGTGGGGCCAACTGGGCCTCCGTGCTGGCCGTGTTACCCTTTGTAGGCATTTCGGTATTTTTCATGCCTTACCTTTCCAAAGCGTTGAACTTGCTGGTGCTCGGCGAAAGCCAGGCTGGGAGTCTGGGTGTTAACTTAAAGGTTTTAAAGCGGCAAGTTATTATCCTGGCAACTTTGGGCGTCGGCGCGTCCGTGGCTGTCGCAGGCACGATCGGATTTGTGGGACTTGTCGTCCCGCACATGATACGCACAACATTTGGCCCTAATCATAAAACGCTGCTGATTGGCTCAGCATTGGCTGGTTCTATCGTCTTAACATTAGCAGACACACTTTCAAGAACAATTGTAGCGCCTTCGGAACTTCCCATCGGGATTCTCACAGCATTACTGGGTACGCCGTTTTTCATATATATTCTTTGGGAGCAAAAACGGAAGCGGCTATGA
- a CDS encoding heme ABC transporter ATP-binding protein, with the protein MIEIMNVGFEVRKKSLLKDISFNVSPGQFWAVVGANGAGKSTLIKILSAELSPTSGSVFLNGKDLKKHKLRDLARKRAVLSQQNVISLSFTVQEIVLMGRYPFYEAEPAQKDLEIVEVCLKKVGISALKNQPYPTLSGGEQQRVQLARALAQIWETENGLLLLDEPTTGMDLLHQFETFHLAKELAAKGFSIVAVVHDLNQALQYADQVLMLKNGQRYAIGSPEEVLNEHVIKDVFGLPVKIVQSENLSYPVIVPDVPMVSMDY; encoded by the coding sequence ATGATTGAGATTATGAATGTTGGTTTTGAAGTCCGGAAAAAGTCGCTTTTAAAGGATATCAGTTTCAATGTCTCGCCTGGCCAGTTCTGGGCGGTCGTTGGCGCTAATGGTGCGGGGAAATCTACGCTGATTAAAATACTTTCTGCTGAGCTTTCGCCCACATCAGGTTCCGTTTTCCTGAATGGAAAGGATTTGAAAAAGCATAAGTTGAGAGATCTGGCAAGGAAACGGGCGGTTTTATCTCAACAAAATGTGATCAGTTTGTCATTTACTGTGCAGGAGATTGTGTTAATGGGCAGATATCCGTTTTACGAAGCCGAGCCTGCGCAGAAAGATTTGGAAATCGTTGAAGTATGTCTTAAAAAAGTAGGGATTAGCGCTTTAAAAAATCAACCTTACCCAACGCTTTCGGGCGGAGAACAGCAGCGTGTGCAGCTTGCAAGGGCATTGGCGCAGATTTGGGAAACTGAAAACGGGCTTTTGCTATTGGACGAGCCGACAACAGGAATGGACCTTTTGCACCAGTTTGAAACATTTCATTTGGCCAAAGAACTGGCCGCCAAGGGGTTTTCAATAGTTGCGGTGGTTCATGACCTGAATCAGGCTTTGCAATATGCAGACCAGGTTTTAATGTTGAAGAACGGACAGCGTTATGCAATCGGCTCACCGGAAGAGGTTCTGAATGAGCACGTTATTAAGGATGTTTTTGGATTGCCGGTAAAAATTGTCCAGTCCGAAAATTTGAGTTATCCAGTCATTGTGCCGGATGTGCCAATGGTTTCCATGGATTATTAA
- a CDS encoding M3 family oligoendopeptidase has translation MTTDNIDILTRGKRVFIGEEFDLKKWEDVEPFFENLKNREINSAEDLQQWFLDRSEIESYLSENFAWRYIRQTCDTANTSLINALQFFITEIQPKLAEYGNALDKKVVDSPYLSELTEPGFDITLRGMKKAIEIFRDENIPLITEMQTKERRYGAIAGAMTVTLDGEEMTLQKAADRLQSTDRSIREEAWRAISGRRYDDHEQLDELLGKLVTLRDQVGTNAGFANYRDYMFAAMGRFDYTPQDCFNFHGSVKKAVVPMLDEMAASRKAALKVDQLRPWDIKVDPQGLAPLKPFATGEELLDKTIRCFSRLDPFLGNCLTTMKNMKHLDLESRKGKAPGGYNYPLDEIGVPFIFMNATSNLRDMVTLLHEGGHAVHSLVTRNLKLNSFKHTPSEVAELASMSMELITMDYWDEFFENENDLKRAKIQHLESILETLPWVATVDKFQHWMYENPQHSAVERTDAWVRIYEEFTDHVMDWNGLEIYKKYLWQRQLHIYEVPFYYIEYGIAQLGAIGVWKNYRQDPAKGLKGYLDALKLGYTATIGEIYQAADIPFDFSEQHITDLMQFVRDELAELKK, from the coding sequence ATGACAACGGATAATATTGACATACTGACCCGGGGAAAGCGGGTTTTCATAGGAGAAGAATTTGATTTGAAAAAATGGGAAGATGTTGAGCCGTTTTTTGAAAATCTGAAAAACAGGGAGATCAATTCTGCGGAAGATTTGCAGCAATGGTTTCTGGACCGCAGTGAAATTGAATCTTATTTGTCGGAAAACTTTGCCTGGCGCTATATTCGGCAGACTTGCGACACGGCTAACACGAGCCTGATCAACGCATTGCAATTTTTCATCACCGAAATCCAGCCCAAACTGGCGGAATATGGCAATGCTCTGGACAAAAAAGTGGTCGACAGCCCTTATCTGAGCGAATTAACAGAGCCTGGCTTCGACATTACGTTGCGGGGCATGAAGAAAGCCATCGAGATCTTCCGCGATGAGAACATTCCGCTGATCACCGAAATGCAGACCAAAGAGCGCCGTTACGGAGCTATTGCCGGCGCTATGACGGTGACATTGGATGGCGAAGAAATGACTTTGCAAAAGGCAGCGGACCGCCTGCAATCCACCGACCGGAGCATCCGTGAAGAAGCCTGGCGCGCCATCAGCGGCAGGCGCTACGACGACCACGAGCAACTGGACGAGCTGCTGGGCAAGCTGGTAACATTGCGCGATCAGGTTGGTACAAATGCTGGTTTTGCTAATTACCGCGATTATATGTTTGCTGCCATGGGCCGCTTCGATTACACGCCCCAGGATTGTTTTAATTTCCATGGTTCGGTAAAAAAAGCGGTTGTGCCGATGCTGGACGAAATGGCTGCGAGCAGGAAAGCTGCTTTGAAAGTAGATCAGCTCCGCCCGTGGGATATAAAAGTGGATCCGCAGGGATTGGCACCATTGAAGCCTTTTGCGACGGGAGAAGAGTTGCTGGACAAAACAATCCGCTGCTTTTCAAGGCTGGATCCTTTTCTGGGAAACTGTCTGACCACAATGAAAAACATGAAACACCTTGACCTGGAATCCAGGAAAGGAAAAGCGCCGGGCGGTTATAATTATCCGCTGGATGAAATCGGTGTTCCGTTTATTTTCATGAATGCGACTTCCAATCTGCGTGATATGGTTACGTTACTCCACGAAGGCGGTCACGCGGTGCATTCGCTAGTTACGCGGAATTTGAAGCTGAATTCATTCAAACACACACCTTCCGAAGTTGCGGAGCTTGCTTCGATGTCGATGGAATTGATCACAATGGATTATTGGGATGAGTTCTTTGAAAACGAAAATGACTTAAAAAGAGCGAAAATCCAGCATTTGGAATCCATTCTGGAAACGCTTCCCTGGGTCGCGACGGTGGATAAATTCCAGCATTGGATGTACGAAAACCCACAACATTCAGCTGTTGAGCGCACAGATGCATGGGTTCGGATCTATGAAGAATTTACAGATCATGTGATGGATTGGAACGGTCTTGAAATTTATAAAAAGTATCTGTGGCAGCGCCAGTTGCACATTTACGAAGTGCCTTTCTATTATATTGAGTATGGAATTGCGCAATTGGGAGCGATCGGCGTTTGGAAAAATTACCGCCAGGACCCTGCAAAAGGGCTTAAAGGATATCTAGATGCCCTGAAACTGGGCTATACGGCCACGATCGGGGAGATTTACCAGGCCGCTGACATTCCGTTTGACTTCTCGGAACAGCATATCACTGATCTGATGCAATTTGTACGCGATGAACTGGCCGAATTAAAAAAGTAA